The Microbacterium sp. SORGH_AS_0862 region CATCTTCCCCAGCGTGTTGCGCCTCATCGCACTCTGGCTGCCCGCCAAGCGGGTGCCGGTGCTGCAGCAGATCACCGCGCAGTTCGGTCAGCTCGGCCAGGTGCTCAGCGTGGTGCTGCTCACCTCCCTCGCCCACGGCATCGGCTGGGAGAGTGCGTTCGCGGCCGTCGCCGGAGTCTTCGTCGTCTTCGCCGTCCTCGACGCGCTGATCATCCGCGAGCGGGGTCGGCCGGCGGCCGCCGACGGCAGGCCGCGCCCGCGTCAGCTCGCGCTCGTGATCGCGGCGCTGCGCGAGCCGGGCACGCGCCTCGGGTTCTGGATCCACTTCGTCACACCGTTCGCCGGTACGGCGTTCGCGCTGCTGTGGGGCATTCCGTTCCTCGTGGCGGGCGAGGGCCTGTCCCGTGATGCGGCCGCGGGTCTCGTGACCGTGTTCGTGCTGAGCGGCGCGGTGTTCGCCCCGCTGATGGGCATGCTCTCGGCTGCGCACCCCGGTCGCCGCGCGCTGGTCGCGCTGGGCTCCGTCGCCGCCCAGGCGGTGGCGCTGGCAGCCGTGCTGATCACCCCGGGTGAGGCCCCGCTGTGGCTGCTCGTGGTGTGGGTCGTCACCCTCTCCAGCGGCGGTGCCGCATCCATGATCGCCTTCGACGTGGTGCGCCGGGACAACCCGCTCTCACGGCTGTCGACCGCGACCGGCGTCGTCAACATGGGCGGCTTCATCGCGGCCCTCGTGCTCGTCTACGTGATCGGTGTCGTGCTCGACCTCCAGGGCGCCGATCCCGCCGCATACACGCGGGACCAGTTGCGGTTGGCCATGAGCGCGACGTTCGCGCTGTGGACCGTGGGCACTGTCGGGGTCGTCATCGAATCCCGCGCGCGTCGGCGCGCCCGCGGCGCGCGCTGACGGATCACGCGACGGGGCGGCGCAGCCAACGGTCAGCGCCTCGTGTTGTCTGTGCGTCGCCCGGTTACGGCGTCTGACACGACATTGCGAACTCCCGAGAGCGGGTGCTGCCGGCGCTCTAGCGTCGCCGCATGACCACCGACTGGGGCTTCGACACCCTGCAGATCCACGCGGGAGCATCGCCCGACCCCGCCACCCGCGCGCGGGTGACGCCGATCTACCAGTCGGCGAGCTTCACCTACGAGAGCACGGACCAGGCCGCGGCATCCTTCCTTTTGGATGACCTCGACGGATTCGCCTACTCGCGCATCTCGAATCCGACCACCGCTGCCGCCGAGCGGCGCATCGCCGCTCTCGAGAAAGGCACGGCTGCGGTGGCGGTGGCGAGCGGTCAGGCCGCCACGACGGTCGCCCTCTTGAACCTGCTCCGCGCCGGCGGACACGTCGTGGCGAGCGACCAGGTCTACGGCGGCACGACGAATCTGCTGCTGCAGCGTTTCCCCGAGCTCGGAATCGATGTCTCGCTCGTGTCCGACATCAACAACCCGGACGCGTGGCGGCGCCACATCCGTCCGACGACCCGTGCGTTCTTCGCCGAGAGCATCGGAAACCCCACAGGGGCGGTGCTCGATATCCCGGCGATCGCCGAGGTCGCTCATCGCGACGCCGGCGTGCCACTCGTGATCGACAACACGCTCGCGACGCCGTATCTGCTGCGACCCATCGTGCACGGCGCCGACATCGTCGTCCACTCGACCACCAAGTACCTCGCCGGCCACGGTACGAGCATCGGCGGCGTCGTGGTGGATGCCGGCACGTTCGACTTCGGCGCAGACCCGCACAAGTGGCCAGGTCTCCACGGCGCGGACGTCGGACACGGCGATCGCAGCTACTGGGAGCGCTTCGGCGCCGACGGCATCGCGTACGCGCTCAGGCTGAGAACGACGCTCGTGCGCGATTACGGTCCCGCTCCGTCCCCGTTCAACAGCTTCCTGCTGCTCCAGGGACTCGAAACACTCAGCCTCCGCGTCCGCCAGCATGTTGCGAACGCCGAGGCCGTCGTGGCCTTCCTCCACGCCCACCCGCTCGTCGAGCGGGTCCACTACCCGACCGCTCACGACGCGCCCTGGCGTGACATCGCGCGACGGCTGCTCCCGAGAGGCGCCGGCGGCGTCGTGTCGTTCGACCTCGCGGGCGGTCGGGATGCCGCACGCGCTTTCGTCGAGTCGCTCGAGCTCTTCAGCCATCTGGCGAACATCGGCGATGTCCGCAGCCTCGTGATCCATCCGGCGTCGACGGTCAACTCCGGTCTCACCGACGAGCAGCTGCATCGAGCCGGGATCGGTCCGGGACTTCTGCGCCTGTCCATCGGCACCGAGTCTGCGGATGACCTGATCCGAGACCTGGAGCGCGGCTTCGCCGCATCCGCCCTCACCGCGCGCCGTATCGATCCGACGCCTGATCTTCCCTCACCCACCACACCCGAACCCACCAGGAGCCAGCCATGACGACCGACCCCGCACCCACCAGCGGAACCGAAGAGAGCCTCGAACAGCTCGGCGCAGCCAACGCCCGTACGCGCAAGAGACGCAACATCGCCATCGGCGTCGTCGCCGGTCTCGTGGTCGTCGGCGGGGCCGGCGCCGCGACGGCCTTCGCGGTGAACCAGCCCGCGCCCACACCGGAGAGCGAGGTCACCTTCGCGGTGCAGCTGCTGCCCGACAACCTCGACATCCGCACGACGACGGGGGCGGCACTCGATCAGCTCCTCATCGACAACGTGTACGAGGGGCTCGTTTCGCGCGATGCATCCGGCACGATCTCACCGTCGCTCGCCAAGGAGTGGCAGGTCTCGGACGACGGCTTGACGTACACCTTCACCTTGAACGAGGGCACGACGTTCTCGAACGGCGATGCGCTCACCAGTGCGGACGTCGTCTGGTCGCTGGAGGACCTGATCGACAACGAACGCGCGGATGCGAAGACGCTCTCGAGCGTCGAGTCCGTCAGGTCGGACGGTGATGAGACGGTGGTCGTAGAGCTGAAGGCGCCGGACCCGACGCTGCTCTACAACCTCGCGGGGCGCGCGGGGCTCGTCCTCGACCAAGACGCCGAGAACGACCCGCAGACCAGCGCGGTCGGCTCGGGGCCCTTCCTCGTCGAAGAGTTCAACGCGGGAGACTCCGTCGTCCTGACGCGCAACGCCGACTACTGGGGGGAGAAGGCCAAGATCGGTACCGCCGTCTTCCAGCTGTTCGCCGACAACAACGCGATCCTCAACGCCTTGAACGAGGGCGCCGTGCAGTTCGGGGCCGTCGACAAGAACCTGCAGGCGCAGATCGCCGACAACGACGCCTTCACGCTGGAGGAGGGATTCGCCTCCGACAAGTACACGCTGGCGTTCAACAACAAGGCCGCGCCCTTCACGGACGTGCGAGTGCGGCAGGCGGTCCGGGCAGCCATCGATCACGACGCGATCGTCGAGGCGCTGGGCGGCGGCAACACGCTCTATGGTCCGATCGTGGCGAGCGATCCCGGCTACGAGGACCTGAGTGACGTCGCGCCCTACGATCCCGACGAGGCGAAGGCTCTGCTTGCCGAGGCGGGCTATGCCGACGGGCTGTCGGTGACCGTGACGATTCCCGCTTTCTACGCCAGCACGGGATTCGGCCCGATCCTCGACCTCATCACCTCTCAGCTCGCGGACGTCGGCATCACGTTGAACGCCAATCAGGTCGAGTTCCCGGCATGGCTCAACGACGTCTACACGAACCACGACTACCAGTTGTCCATCGTCGACCACGCCGAGGCGCGCGACTTCGCCAACTGGGCGAACCCGGACTACTACTTCGGGTACGACAACGCTCAGGTGCAGGCGCTGTGGCAGCAGGCGACGACCGCATCGGATGAGACGGTCTACGCCGAGAAGCTGAGTGAGGCGGCGCGCATCGTGTCAGAGGATGCGGCGGCCGACTGGCTCGTCAACCCGACCACGCTCGTCGCCGTCGACAAGCGCCTCACGGGCGTCTCCGTCGACTCGACGAGCTCGCGTCTGAACGTCACCGCCGCCGCGTTCGACGAGTGATTCTCCGGTGATCCGCTTCCTGCTCGGCAGAGCCGTCCTGCTCGTCCTCGGGCTCGGTGTCGCGAGCCTGCTCATCTTCCTCGCTCTGCGGGTGCTTCCCGGAGACGTGGCGCAGGTGATCGGCGGCACGACGGCCACTCCTGAGCAGGTCGCGAGGATCCGGGAATCGCTGGGGCTGAACGAGAGTCCGGCCGCCCAATACATCGCGTGGGTGGCCGGACTCCTCCGGGGCGACCTCGGGACCTCGCTGCTGACCGGTGTGCCGATCGGCGATGACCTCGCGCGCCGGTTCGAGATCACGCTGCCGTTGACACTCCTGGCTCTCGTGATCGCCTTGGCCGTCGCGCTCCCGCTGGGAACATACAGCGCGCTGCGTCACGACAGACCGATCGGGGTGGCCGTCGGCTTCGGCTCGCAGACCCTCGCTGCGGTCCCGGCGCTCTGGGCCGGTCTGCTGCTCATCCTGCTGTTCGGTCGAGGCGTCGGGCTCATCGGTCTGCTGCCGACCAGCGGTTTCCCCAGATCGGGCTGGCAGGATCCGCTGACGGCATTGGCCTCTCTGCTGCTGCCGGCTCTCACGATCGGCCTCATCGAGGGGGCGGTGCTGCTGCGGTTCGTCCGCTCGGCGGCGCTGGAAGCCCTCGACCAGGATTACGTGAGAGCGGGAGCTGCGAGGGGACTCACCCGGCCGCAGGCGCTCGCGCGGCACGGTCTTCCCAACGTCGGACTCTCCATCGTCTCCGTGTCGGGGCTGATCCTCGCAGGCCTGATCACCGGTGCCGTTCTGATCGAGGCGCTCTTCAACCTGCCGGGCGTCGGACGGATGCTCGTCGACGACGTCGGCTCTCGAGACATCGCGAAAGTGCAGAGCGAAGTGTTCTTCCTGACCGGCATCGTGCTCGTGATCGGGGCGCTCATCGACGTCGCGCATCGTCTCATCGACCCGCGCCAGCGTGAAAGGGCGGTCGCCGCGTGAACGCTCGCTTCGACAAGGCTTCCCGCCGGACGCGCCGAGGCATCCTGCGGGAGGTGTGGCGACGACCGGGGGGCGCGTACGGACTCATCGCCGTCGCCGCGGTGCTGGTCGCGGCGGCGCTGTCTCTGGTGTGGACGCCCTATCCGCTCTTGCAGCAGAACGTCGTCGAGAAATGGCAGGGGCCATCGCCGGAGCATTGGCTCGGCACAGATCAGATCGGGCGGGACACGTTCAGCTGGCTGATGGCGGGCGCTCGCACGACCGTGTTCGTCTCGGTGCTGTCCGCGGTCATCGCCGGTGCGCTGGGAGTGGTGCTGGGCGCCCTCGGGGCGTTGACCCCGAGGTGGGTGTCGGAGTCGTTGGCCGTGCTCATCGACGTCCTCATCGCTTTCCCGACCTTGTTGATCGCCATGCTGTTCGCAGCGAGTCTGGGCGGCTCGCTGTGGGTGGTCGTTGCGGCGGTGGGGATCGCCGGGGGTGTGTCGATCGCCCGCGTCGTGCGCCCCGAGATCCGCATCGCGGACCGATCGGATTTCGTCCTGGCCGCCCGGGCAGCGGGCGTACGGCGTACGCGCATCATCCGCAGACACATCGTGCCGAATGTCGCCCCCGTGATGATCGTGCAGCTCTCCCTGATCGCTGCCGTCGCCGTGCTCGCCGAAGCCGGGCTCAGCTATCTCGGCTACGGCGCACCCGCGGGCACACCATCATGGGGCCGCAGTCTCGCCGAGTCCCAGCGGTTCATCGGCGTCCAACCGGTAGCCGTCCTCTGGCCGGGGCTCACGATCACGCTCACGGTGCTCGGGCTGTCCCTGCTCGGCGATTCGCTGCGAGAGGCCGCCGACCCTCGCCTCCGGCGCTCACGCCCGGCGGCCGGAGCGCCGGAGGCGAGCAGCGCGGAGCGGCTGGCGCCGAGAGAGCGGGAGATCGTGCCATGAGCTTGGAAATCACCGACCTGACGATCGATCTGCGCGGTCGTCGCGTCGTGGACGGTGTGAGCCTCGCGCTCGCCGACGGCGAACGGCTCGGTCTCATCGGTGAGTCCGGCTCGGGCAAGTCGCTCACGGCTCTCGCCGTGCTCGGGCTGCTTCCGCGCGGCGCGGTCGTCGGAGGCAGCATCGTTCTGGACGGCGTCGAGCTGGTCGGGCAGCCGGATGCACGATTCGCGCGACTTCGGGGCCGGGATGCGGCCATCGTCTTCCAGGAGCCCGCGACCGCGCTGAATCCTGTCCGGACCGTCGGCGCGCAGATCGCGGAGCCTCTGCGCATCCACTACGGTCTCAGCCGAGCTCAAGCGCGCGAACGGGTGGTGCGCCTCGCGAAGCAGGTTGCGCTGCCCGATCCGGAGCGTCTGATCCGGCAGTACCCGCACCAGCTGTCGGGCGGTCAACGGCAGCGCGTGGCCATCGCGATCGCGTTGTCCACATCGCCGCGCCTGCTGATCGCGGACGAGCCGACGACCGCGCTCGACGTGACGATCCAGGCCGGCATACTCGAACTCTTCGACGGGATCGTGAGAGACAGCGGTGCGTCCCTGCTGTTCATCACGCACGATTTCTCGGTGCTGTCGCAGATCGCCGCGCGCGCCGTCGTGCTGGCGGAAGGCCGCGTCATCGAGCACGGCTCGGTCGCCGAGATCCTCCACGAGGGACGGCATCGGGTCACGCGCGCTCTGGCCGACGCGGCGCGGGCGACGTCGTGGACGGAGCCTGCGGAATGAGCGTGCTGCTGAGCGGACGCGGCTTGCGCAAGAGCTTCGCCCTGCCGAAGGACGCGCTGTTCGCGCGCGCCACCTACCGTCACGCCCTCCAGGACGTCGACATCGATATCGAGCAGGGCGTCACGACGGCGCTGATCGGCGAGTCCGGATCCGGCAAGTCGACTCTCATCCGCGTGCTGTTGGGGCTGCGGCGGGCGGATGCGGGCCGGGTCATGTTCGACGAGCACCCGATCGAGGCGCGACGCGCGTCGCAGTTGCTGTGGCTGCGCCGGCAGACGGGGATCGTCTTACAGGACCCGTACGCGTCGCTCGATCCCCGCTTCACGATCGCGGAGTCGATCGCGGAGCCGCTGCAGGCGCTCAGGATCGGCGGTGACCACCGTGCTCGGGTGCTCGAGGTGCTCGAGCAGGTGCAGCTGCCGGCCTGGCGGGCCGACCAGTACCCGCATGAGCTCTCGGGCGGTCAACGTCAAAGGGTGGCACTCGCGCGCGCGATCGTCCACCGGCCGCGCCTGCTCGTCGGGGATGAGCCCCTCAGCGCTCTCGACGTCACCGTGCGTGCCCAGGTGCTCGAGCTGCTGCGGGATCTGCGCGAACAGCTCGGGCTGACGATCGTGCTCGTCTCTCACGACATCGGCCTCGTGCAGCACGTCGCGGATCGTGTCGCCGTGATGAAGGACGGCCGTCTCGTCGAGTCCGGTCGGGCAGAGAGCGTCCTCCGTGCTCCCGCGCACCCCTACACCCGTTCCCTGCTCTCGGCGGTGCCACGCCTCATCGACAAGGAGGCCTCGTGATGTCGTCCGAGCGTTCGTCTCTGCCCCGCATCGGGTTCCAGACCCATGTGCACGGCGATGCCCCCGCGCGAGAACTCCTGCCCGGTCTCGTCGACCTCTTCGTCGCGGCCGACGAGCTCGGGTTCTCCTCCGGATGGCTCGCGCAGCATCATGCGGGCAGCGACTCTGGCCGTCTGCCCTCACCCCTGATCGTGCTGGCCGCGGCCGCCACGGCGACGCGCACGATCCGTCTCGGCACCACGGTGATCGTCTTGCCGCTCGAGGACCCGCTCCGGTTGGCCGAGGATGCGGCGGTGCTTGATGAGCTCTCGGCGGGAAGGCTTGAGCTGGGCCTCGGCACGGGCGGATTCTCCGCCGCCGAGTTCGCGGCGTTCGGGCAGGATCCGCAACGTCGGCGTCAGACCTATGCCGCCAAGCTGGAGCGGCTGGAGGAGATCCTCTCGGGCCAGGGTCTTCCTGACGGTCTCACGCTGACGCCTTCGGCGCCGGGATTGATCGACCGCATCTGGGAAGCGGCGTCCACGCCCGACCGGGCGGCTCGAACGGCGCACGCCGGACGGGGCCTTCTCCTCGGGATCGGTGACGCCGCGACCCAGCGCGCGCTCGCCGACGCCTATCTCGCCGGCCTTCCGGAAGGCACTTCTGCCCGCATCGCCGCATTCCGTGGCGCCTTCCCCGGCGCCAATCGGGACGAACGTGCGGCTGCGCTGTGGCCGGACGTCGCCCGCTTCATCTCGGACCCGGCCGTGCGCGAGCGGGCCGCCGCGGATCCACATGCCGTTCTCGATGCGCTCGTCGTCCACTACGGAACGCCTCCCGACGTCGTCGCATCCGTGCGCTCGGACCCGTCGCTCCCCGTCGCGACGGACTATGTCTTCGCGGTGCAGTCGGCATCGACGTCGATCCCCGACGCCCTCCGCATCCTCGAGACCATCGCCGTCGAGATTCGACCGGCGCTTTCCTCCCACCTTCTCGCGAATGGAGCACCCGCATGACCGGTACCTCTTCGACGACCCTCGACTTCGGGGTCCTCTTCGGAACCTCTGGCCACCATCTCGCCGGCTGGCGGCTCGGCGCCGATCTCGGCGGCGGCAGCGCCGGGGCGGAACTCGACGTGACCGAGGCGATCCGCTGGGCGCAGCGTTACGAGGAGGCGGGACTCACCGCGCTCTTCGTCGCGGATGTCGTGAGCGTCTGGGGTGAGCACCTGGACTCTCTCAGCAGAACGACGCGGGCGAGCTACTTCGAACCGTTCACCCTCTTGTCGGCGCTCGCCGCGGTCACCGAGCGGATCGGTCTCGTGGCGACAGCGACCACAAGCTACAACGAACCCTTCACACTCGCGCGCAAGTTCGCCTCGCTCGATCACATCTCACGCGGACGCGCAGGCTGGAACGTCGTCACGAGCGTGGTCCCGCTCGAGGCAGGGAACTTCGGACGAGACGCCCACTACGGCCATGCCGAGCGGTACGCCAGGGCAGCGGAGGTCGTGGATGCCGTGACGGGGCTCTGGGACACGGTCGCCGACGACGCGTTCCCCCGCGACAAGGAGTCCGGGATCTATCTCGACCTGGCGGGGCGACGAGCGCTCGACTATCGCGGTGACCACGTCGCCACCGCGGGCCCGCTCAACATCTCGCGTCCCCCACAGGGGCATCCCGTCATCTTCCAGGCGGGCGCCTCCGAGACCGGCCGGGCGTTCGCCGCTCGTGTCGGGGAGGTGATCTTCGCCGCGCCGCGCACTCTCGCAGAGGCCCACCGCTACCGCGCCGGGCTCGACGACGCGCTGCGCGCCGCCGGTCGCAACCCGGCGGATGTTCGAGTGTGGCCGGCGCTGTCTCCCGTCATCGGCTCGACGCAGGAAGAGGCGGCGCGCCTGCGCGACACGCTCGACGAGCTGCTCCACGAGGATGTGCTCCGCCGCGTCATCCAGGACAACGTGGGCGACGTCGACTTCAGCGACTTCGATCTCGACGCCCCCCTGCCCGAGCTGCCGGAGTCCAATCGATCCCGAAGCCGCGCCGACAGCATCATCGCCCTCGCTCGTGAGGAGGGGCTCACCCTGCGTCAGCTCGCCCTCCGTTGGGCCGGTGCGGGCGTCGTCGGGACGCCCGCCGATATCGCGGACCATATTCAGGAGTGGTTCGAGGCGGGCGTGGCCGACGGGTTCAACCTCGCGTTCCCGTTCCTGCCCGGCGGAGCCGACGCCTTCCTCGACCACGTGCTGCCGGAACTCGAACAGCGGGGGATCTGGCGCCCGCACTATGGCGACACGCTCCGTGAGACGTTGTCGCTTGCTCGGCCGGATCTCACGATCGCCGATTTCGCGGGGGCGACGGCATGACCCGCCAGCTTCATCTGAACGCCATTTACTCCGCCGCGGGCGGGTCGCTGGGCGGCTGGCGCCACGCGGACGCGCCCGCTCGCGCCGGGGTCGACTTCCCCTTCATCGCGGCACAGGCGCGGAAGCTGGAGGCGGCGGCCTTCGACGCCATCTTCATCGCCGACCTTCTCGCTGTACCTGACAGCAGCCATCCCCGGGTCATCGAGAAGGTGGCCACCGTCAACGACAGCCTCGAACCTCTCACTCTGCTGGCGGCGCTCGCAGCCGTGACCGATCGGATCGGTCTGGTCGGCACGGCATCCACCACCTACAACCACCCCTATGCGTTGGCCCGCGCTTTCGCCTCGCTTGACCACCTCTCCAGGGGGCGCGCCGGTTGGAATGTCGTCACGAGCCTCATCGATGCCGAGGCTCGCAACTATGGAGTGCCTGCTCACCTCGACCACGCCGACAGGTACCGCAGGGCGGATGAGTTCCTCGACGTGGTCTACGGCCTCTGGGACAGCTTCGACGACGACGCTTTCGTGTGGGACGCGGCGGGAGGGCGCGTCTTCCACGAGCACGCGCTCCATCGTCTCGACCACGTCGGCGAGTTCTTCCGCGTGACGGGGCCGCTGAACATCGCCCGCCCGCCGCAGGGAAGGCCGGTCATCGCGCAGGCCGGGGCGTCGCCCGCCGGGAGGGACGTCGCCGGTCGACACGGTGAGCTCATCTTCTCGGGTGCCTCACGACTGGAGGAGGCAGTCGGATACGCCGACGATCTGCGGCGGCGGGCGCAAGCGGCTGGGCGCTCGAGTCACGACATCCTCCTGTTCCCCGCGCTGTCTCCGATCGTCGCATCCACGAGAGCGGAGGCCGAGGACAGCTTCGCGAGCATCGCGGAGTTGCTGCACCCCCGGGTCGCTCTCGGTGATTTGGAGTACTGGCTCGGCGGGGTCGATCTGACGGCGTACGACTACGACGGCCCGCTGCCCCGGTTCGCCCAGACCAACCAGTCGCACAGCACGCAGGAGCGCATCTACGAGACGGCCCGGCGCGAGAACCTGACGATTCGGCAGTTTGTCGAACGGCGTCTGCGCGCCGAGCAGACCGTGGTGGGAACGCCGACCGAGGTCGCCGACCACATCCATGAATGGTTCGAGGCGGGCGCGGCCGACGGGTTCAACGTGTCGTTCCCGGCCCTGCCGGGAACCCTCGACTCGTTCGTCGAGCTGGTGGTTCCCGAACTGCGTCGCCGAGGCCTGTTCCGCGAGAGGTACACGGGTACGACGTTGCGCGAGCATCTGGGGCTGTCGCGTCCTGTCTCAGGACGTCGAAGAGTGAGCGCCGAGGCAGTATGACGCGACAGCTGCACCTGGTCGGCTTCCTCAAGCCGGCAGGCGAGTATCCGAGCGGGTGGCGGCATCGCGCCGCAGCAGCGCGGGCCGGCGTCGATTTCGGATTCGTCGCCGAGCAGGCGCGTCGGCTCGAAGCGGCGGCCTTCGACGCGGTGTTCGTGCCTGACCTCGTCGGCGTGCCGGACGTCGACCCCGAGGTGCTCGCCCGCGTCGCGGTGGTCAACGACTCGTTCGAGCCGCTGACCCTGCTCGCCGCGCTCTCGGCGGTCACCGAGCGGATCGGTCTCATCGCAACAGCATCCGTCTCGTTCGGGTCCGCGGAGGAGCTCGGGCGCGACATCGCCGCGCTTCACAGGCTGTCAGCAGGCCGGGCGGGCTGGAACGTGGTCACGAGCCTGAGTGATGCGGAGGCCCGCAACTTCGGACGCTCAGCCCACCTGCCGCACGCTGAGCGCTATGTACGTGCGGCGGATGTCGTGCGCCGCGCGAGCGAGAGATGGGGGCGGGACCGCCCCGTCCTGGCACAGGCGGGGTCCTCCGATGCCGGCCGCGATCTCGCGGCGCGCGTCGCGGACATCGTGTTCGTGCGAGCGCTCCCGGTTGCCGAGACGAGAGAGTTCGTCGCCGACATCCGGGCGCGCGCGACCGCGCACGGGAGGGATGGATCGCGCGTCCGGGTGCTACCCGAGCTGTCGACCGTCGTCGCACCGACGCGTGACGAGGCACGCGCTTCGTTCGCGCGGATGCGGGAGCTTCTGGACCCGCGTGTCGCGCTCGCCGACCTCGAGTACTGGACGGGATCCGACCTTTCGGCGCTGCCGATGTCGTCGCCGCTGCCACCGTTGCGTGCTGCCACAGGAAGTCGGGGGGCGCAGCTGGAGATCTATCGTCAGGCAGCGCGCGACGGCCTGACGATCGGAGACCTGGTGCGTCTGGTGGCCGAGGGCGACGGAGCGGTCGTGGGTTCGCCCGCCGACGTCGCCGATCACATCGAGCAGTATGCGAACGAGGCCGATGTCGACGGGTTCACGGTGTCGTTCCCCTGGCTTCCCGGGACGCTGACGGCGTTCACCGAGCTGGTCGTTCCCGAACTGCGGCGACGCGGAGCGTTCCGCACCCATTACGAAGGAGAGACCATCCGTGAGCATCTCGGCCTCAGCGAGTCATCCTGTCAGCGGCCTTGACTGGCGGTTGGGTGGGACCTCGGGGATCCGCCCCGGCCCGCAGAACTCGATCGTCGATGTCGCCGGCATCCGCGTCGGGCATGCGGCACGGGCCGCGGACGGCTGGCTCACCGGGGTCTCCGTCGTCGCCGCGCCCGGCGGCGCCCGGGCGGCCGTCGATGTGCGCGGCGGCGGAGCCGCCACCCGAGAGACGGCCGCCCTCGATCCCACCGGCGTGGTGGAGCGCATCCACGCGGTCGCGCTCACCGGTGGCTCGGCGTTCGGGCTCGAGGCGAGTGCGGGGGTCATGGCGGCGCTACGCGAGCGCGGACTCGGGTTCCGGGTCGGTGTCGATCCACGGGCGGTGGTTCCGATCGTGCCGGCGGCGGCGATCTTCGACCTCGGAAGGGGTGGGGTGTTCGAGAACCATCCGGATGCAGCACTCGGCCGGCAGGCAGCCGAAGACGCTCTCTCAGACGGCACGGGGGCGCCCGTGCAAGGAAGCGTCGGAGCCGGGATCGGGGCGATCGCCGGCGAGATGCGCGGAGGGGTGGGCACCGCCAGTGCCGTCCTCCCGGGCGGAGTCGTGGTGGCGGCTCTCGTCGTCGTCAACGCGGACGGCACGACTGTCGATCCCCGCAGCGGCATCCTCTGGGGTGCCTTTGCGGAGTTGCCGTTGAGCGACGGCGGAGGAGAGTTCGGCATCCGTCCGCCGTCCGCGGCCGAGCATGCGGCAGCCCGGGCCCGTCTGGGGTGGGAAGCGGAGCGACGACCGGCGCTGCGGCCCTTGAACACCACGCTGGCGGTCGTGGCCACCGACGCCGGATTGCACCGCGCCGAGCTCGCCCGCTTGGCGAGCGCCAGCCACGACGGTATGGCCCGTGCGATCAGGCCGGTGCACACGCTCGGTGACGGCGACGTCGTCTTCGCGCTCTCGGCCGGTGACGGTGCGCTGCCCGACCCTGCGCCGGGACTGCATGCCGAGCATGCCCACTCGGACGCGGTCAACCAAGTGCTGACGGCGGGGGCGGATGTCGTCACGCGCGCGATCGTCCACGCCGTCCTGTCGGTATCGACCGCTCACGGCGCGGCCGGTGTGGTGCCGAGCTACCGCGACCTCTACGGCCAGCGTTGAAACCCCGCGTGACGCCGCGTGACACCCCGTGACGGCGCGTGATCGCGCGCGGACCGAGCGGCGGTCGCCGCGGCTAGCGTCGCGCCATGACCAGTATCGCCTCCGACCTGCACGCCGCGAGGACCGCCTCCCGCGCCGCCGCAGCCGTCGCTCCGCGTGGTCCCGCGTCGTTCGTCTGGGGTGACTTCGTGACAGCGCCCGGAACCGTGGTGACGGGGGCGGCCGGCACGTGGGAGCCCCTGCCGGCGGGTGAGCGGGGGCTGCGA contains the following coding sequences:
- a CDS encoding O-acetylhomoserine aminocarboxypropyltransferase/cysteine synthase family protein, translated to MTTDWGFDTLQIHAGASPDPATRARVTPIYQSASFTYESTDQAAASFLLDDLDGFAYSRISNPTTAAAERRIAALEKGTAAVAVASGQAATTVALLNLLRAGGHVVASDQVYGGTTNLLLQRFPELGIDVSLVSDINNPDAWRRHIRPTTRAFFAESIGNPTGAVLDIPAIAEVAHRDAGVPLVIDNTLATPYLLRPIVHGADIVVHSTTKYLAGHGTSIGGVVVDAGTFDFGADPHKWPGLHGADVGHGDRSYWERFGADGIAYALRLRTTLVRDYGPAPSPFNSFLLLQGLETLSLRVRQHVANAEAVVAFLHAHPLVERVHYPTAHDAPWRDIARRLLPRGAGGVVSFDLAGGRDAARAFVESLELFSHLANIGDVRSLVIHPASTVNSGLTDEQLHRAGIGPGLLRLSIGTESADDLIRDLERGFAASALTARRIDPTPDLPSPTTPEPTRSQP
- a CDS encoding ABC transporter substrate-binding protein: MTTDPAPTSGTEESLEQLGAANARTRKRRNIAIGVVAGLVVVGGAGAATAFAVNQPAPTPESEVTFAVQLLPDNLDIRTTTGAALDQLLIDNVYEGLVSRDASGTISPSLAKEWQVSDDGLTYTFTLNEGTTFSNGDALTSADVVWSLEDLIDNERADAKTLSSVESVRSDGDETVVVELKAPDPTLLYNLAGRAGLVLDQDAENDPQTSAVGSGPFLVEEFNAGDSVVLTRNADYWGEKAKIGTAVFQLFADNNAILNALNEGAVQFGAVDKNLQAQIADNDAFTLEEGFASDKYTLAFNNKAAPFTDVRVRQAVRAAIDHDAIVEALGGGNTLYGPIVASDPGYEDLSDVAPYDPDEAKALLAEAGYADGLSVTVTIPAFYASTGFGPILDLITSQLADVGITLNANQVEFPAWLNDVYTNHDYQLSIVDHAEARDFANWANPDYYFGYDNAQVQALWQQATTASDETVYAEKLSEAARIVSEDAAADWLVNPTTLVAVDKRLTGVSVDSTSSRLNVTAAAFDE
- a CDS encoding nitrate/nitrite transporter, producing MTDYGASTGTIRVPGPARGALPWIIWVVGAFTYLVAIVGRSSLAGLGTDMAVRFDAGSSTLALFTTLQLAVYGAMQIPAGLLLDRWGSRVIGTVGMLTMAGGSLWLAFAPDVPSAILARLLTGAGDALIFPSVLRLIALWLPAKRVPVLQQITAQFGQLGQVLSVVLLTSLAHGIGWESAFAAVAGVFVVFAVLDALIIRERGRPAAADGRPRPRQLALVIAALREPGTRLGFWIHFVTPFAGTAFALLWGIPFLVAGEGLSRDAAAGLVTVFVLSGAVFAPLMGMLSAAHPGRRALVALGSVAAQAVALAAVLITPGEAPLWLLVVWVVTLSSGGAASMIAFDVVRRDNPLSRLSTATGVVNMGGFIAALVLVYVIGVVLDLQGADPAAYTRDQLRLAMSATFALWTVGTVGVVIESRARRRARGAR
- a CDS encoding ABC transporter permease encodes the protein MNARFDKASRRTRRGILREVWRRPGGAYGLIAVAAVLVAAALSLVWTPYPLLQQNVVEKWQGPSPEHWLGTDQIGRDTFSWLMAGARTTVFVSVLSAVIAGALGVVLGALGALTPRWVSESLAVLIDVLIAFPTLLIAMLFAASLGGSLWVVVAAVGIAGGVSIARVVRPEIRIADRSDFVLAARAAGVRRTRIIRRHIVPNVAPVMIVQLSLIAAVAVLAEAGLSYLGYGAPAGTPSWGRSLAESQRFIGVQPVAVLWPGLTITLTVLGLSLLGDSLREAADPRLRRSRPAAGAPEASSAERLAPREREIVP
- a CDS encoding ABC transporter permease, with amino-acid sequence MIRFLLGRAVLLVLGLGVASLLIFLALRVLPGDVAQVIGGTTATPEQVARIRESLGLNESPAAQYIAWVAGLLRGDLGTSLLTGVPIGDDLARRFEITLPLTLLALVIALAVALPLGTYSALRHDRPIGVAVGFGSQTLAAVPALWAGLLLILLFGRGVGLIGLLPTSGFPRSGWQDPLTALASLLLPALTIGLIEGAVLLRFVRSAALEALDQDYVRAGAARGLTRPQALARHGLPNVGLSIVSVSGLILAGLITGAVLIEALFNLPGVGRMLVDDVGSRDIAKVQSEVFFLTGIVLVIGALIDVAHRLIDPRQRERAVAA